In the Kribbella sp. NBC_00482 genome, one interval contains:
- a CDS encoding phytanoyl-CoA dioxygenase family protein, with the protein MTTRDGSIVITIDVGESDREAGGLAPEKLQAALEALRTDGLVVLADVVDLEHLDVLHERLLSDLALLQARPDAPYNWTAGNIQQDPPPFEPYLFEDVLLNPQVIAVTSAILGAGLRNVMYSGNTSLPSDTRQPVHADMGHLWPSDAMEVAHPPAQLVVNVPTVDVSAENGATEIWLGTHRDLTVGVGGDIEVPLDALEARRKIAPPIQPTLRRGSVLIRDVRLWHAGMPNHTDRPRPMIAMVHASHWLEAGTPLEFPAGSKSFFEHPVLTTAARFTEQPSDHIYRSQGFGIEQPIA; encoded by the coding sequence TTGACCACGCGAGACGGGAGCATCGTGATCACCATCGACGTTGGAGAATCCGACCGGGAAGCCGGAGGGCTGGCGCCGGAGAAGTTGCAGGCCGCACTGGAGGCGCTGCGGACCGACGGCCTGGTCGTGCTGGCCGACGTGGTCGACCTCGAGCACCTCGACGTACTCCATGAACGCCTGCTCAGCGATCTGGCGCTGCTCCAGGCCCGGCCCGATGCGCCGTACAACTGGACGGCCGGCAACATCCAGCAGGATCCGCCGCCGTTCGAGCCGTACCTGTTCGAGGACGTGCTGCTGAATCCGCAGGTGATCGCGGTCACCTCGGCGATCCTCGGGGCGGGCCTGCGCAACGTCATGTACAGCGGGAACACATCGTTGCCGAGCGATACCCGGCAGCCGGTGCATGCCGACATGGGGCACCTGTGGCCGTCCGACGCCATGGAGGTCGCGCATCCGCCGGCCCAACTGGTGGTGAACGTACCCACCGTCGACGTCTCGGCCGAGAACGGCGCCACCGAGATCTGGCTCGGGACCCACCGCGACCTCACGGTCGGTGTCGGTGGTGACATCGAGGTCCCGCTGGACGCGCTGGAGGCCCGGCGCAAGATCGCGCCGCCGATCCAGCCGACCCTCCGGCGCGGCAGCGTGCTGATTCGCGACGTCCGGCTGTGGCACGCGGGGATGCCGAACCACACCGATCGCCCGCGGCCGATGATCGCCATGGTGCACGCCAGCCACTGGCTGGAGGCCGGGACCCCGCTGGAGTTCCCGGCCGGCAGCAAGTCGTTCTTCGAGCACCCGGTGCTGACCACGGCCGCGCGCTTCACCGAGCAGCCGTCCGATCACATCTACCGGAGCCAGGGTTTCGGGATCGAGCAGCCGATCGCCTAG
- a CDS encoding AbiTii domain-containing protein, which produces MQRRLGKIERDLLANRPLRDCLRQCVSLGGDLRSARLRDWAMKELMGYREGDGIPSYRTVTPILLGDGQTFRAQFSQMAIPWMSLPRMIRDDVKDSLDLVHGVAMLEENASASDARGDGIVKMALPMTADIGRLMSNDSVYFERIYWAVGTSVFRGVLDEIRTTAVSVLAELRSGMPTTGIPPTAAGEVADQAVNVVVYGGRRNTFNIQTNQARDGGVVKMVADNDQGESLRWTKRQTYWTVAGVILAIITLGVTFYLT; this is translated from the coding sequence GTGCAGCGTCGGCTTGGGAAGATCGAGCGCGACCTCCTGGCCAACCGGCCACTGCGCGACTGCCTGCGTCAGTGCGTCTCCCTCGGGGGCGATCTGCGCTCGGCTCGGCTGCGAGACTGGGCCATGAAGGAGCTGATGGGCTATCGCGAGGGAGACGGGATCCCGTCATACCGCACGGTGACTCCGATCCTGCTGGGTGACGGCCAGACCTTCCGGGCCCAGTTCTCGCAGATGGCGATCCCGTGGATGTCGCTTCCCCGCATGATCCGCGATGATGTGAAGGACAGCCTCGATCTCGTTCATGGCGTTGCCATGCTCGAAGAGAACGCTTCCGCGAGTGATGCCCGGGGAGATGGCATCGTCAAGATGGCTCTGCCGATGACCGCCGACATCGGACGGCTGATGAGCAACGACTCGGTTTACTTCGAGCGGATCTACTGGGCTGTCGGCACGAGTGTGTTCCGAGGAGTGCTGGACGAGATTCGCACCACCGCCGTTTCGGTGCTTGCTGAGCTCCGGTCGGGTATGCCGACGACCGGCATACCGCCAACGGCGGCAGGCGAGGTGGCTGACCAGGCTGTCAACGTCGTCGTCTACGGAGGCCGGCGAAACACATTCAACATTCAGACCAACCAAGCCCGGGACGGCGGAGTCGTCAAAATGGTCGCGGACAACGATCAGGGCGAATCACTACGCTGGACCAAGCGGCAGACCTACTGGACGGTGGCCGGCGTCATCCTGGCGATCATTACCCTTGGAGTCACCTTCTACCTCACATAG
- a CDS encoding helix-turn-helix domain-containing protein: MPNERLRAAMVEQDLTNRDLAAELGVNVKSIERWLGGEIIPFPRNRHRLAMRLKRDESYLWPEAQPRDRAMELSESEVVRVYPHRADVPSGEWRRLFESAEAEIGILVYAGLFLAEDSGLQRILRKKAKAGVRARILLGDPDDARIAERGEEEGIGHALAAKIRNAQVLYRGLADTPGIEFRLHRTVLYNSIYRADEELFVNTHIYGLPAAQAPVWYLRKLPGGELTRHYLESFERVWDAATPITES; the protein is encoded by the coding sequence GTGCCCAACGAACGACTACGCGCCGCGATGGTGGAACAGGATCTGACGAATCGGGATCTTGCAGCGGAGCTCGGAGTCAATGTCAAGTCCATCGAGCGCTGGCTCGGCGGGGAGATCATCCCGTTCCCACGCAACCGCCACCGCCTGGCGATGCGCCTGAAGCGGGACGAATCGTATCTGTGGCCAGAGGCACAACCGCGGGATCGGGCCATGGAGTTGTCCGAGAGCGAAGTCGTGCGCGTGTACCCGCACCGAGCCGACGTTCCGTCCGGCGAGTGGCGGCGGCTGTTCGAGTCCGCGGAGGCTGAAATCGGCATCCTGGTGTACGCGGGTCTCTTCCTCGCCGAAGACAGCGGGCTTCAGCGAATTCTCCGGAAGAAGGCCAAGGCAGGTGTCCGGGCACGGATTCTGCTGGGCGACCCGGACGACGCGCGAATCGCGGAACGCGGCGAAGAAGAGGGCATCGGTCATGCCCTCGCTGCAAAGATCCGCAACGCGCAAGTCCTCTACCGCGGCCTTGCGGACACACCGGGCATCGAGTTCCGGCTGCATCGCACAGTGCTCTACAACTCGATCTACCGCGCCGACGAAGAACTGTTCGTGAACACCCATATCTACGGGCTTCCTGCCGCACAGGCACCCGTGTGGTATCTCCGCAAGCTGCCTGGCGGCGAACTCACACGCCACTACTTGGAGAGCTTCGAGCGGGTCTGGGATGCTGCGACGCCGATAACGGAGTCCTGA
- a CDS encoding Mov34/MPN/PAD-1 family protein encodes MTGHHVRVWLAGPIATELNDLATAAAPRETGGLLLGWWDDDALVVRHAVEAPDRQASRSSWNRRPGVAKRALNIALQELDHPLLGYIGDWHSHPEVCGASGRDTQSLAATSLQYADPLVLLVHLPDRTLDVRAAHRGHPCSVSVSRQDPRTRS; translated from the coding sequence GTGACGGGCCACCACGTTCGCGTGTGGCTCGCCGGACCGATCGCGACCGAGCTCAACGACCTCGCGACCGCCGCTGCGCCCCGCGAGACCGGCGGCCTGCTATTGGGATGGTGGGACGATGACGCCTTGGTGGTGCGGCACGCCGTCGAAGCACCCGACCGCCAGGCTAGCCGCTCGTCCTGGAATCGCCGCCCCGGAGTCGCGAAGCGCGCGCTGAACATCGCCCTGCAGGAGCTGGATCACCCGCTGCTCGGCTACATCGGCGACTGGCACTCTCACCCCGAGGTGTGCGGCGCAAGTGGTCGTGATACCCAGTCGCTCGCCGCCACATCCTTGCAGTACGCCGATCCGCTGGTGCTCCTCGTGCACCTACCGGACCGGACGCTCGACGTCCGCGCCGCGCACCGCGGCCACCCCTGCTCCGTCTCCGTCTCCCGCCAGGATCCGAGGACTCGCTCATGA
- a CDS encoding XRE family transcriptional regulator has product MNDVLRRAMYDANVTDEDLSVELAVDPKTVRNWMRGQIPHRRTRVALTRLLRVTEDMIWPELRLAGAEESLPNGLIGIYPSRASISSPNWLSFLDSAKSEIGILAYSALFLAEDANVLRLLRQKSDTARIRIALGSPDAVNVVERGAEEDIGDSMAAKIRNSLALLGPLLKQDGVELRLHDTVLYNSIYRSDDQLLVNQHSYGIPAARSPVFHYRQSSGSEMFDTYVTSFEAVWSKGQAVPAGA; this is encoded by the coding sequence GTGAACGACGTGCTCCGGCGGGCGATGTACGACGCGAACGTCACTGACGAGGATCTGTCGGTGGAGCTGGCGGTCGACCCGAAGACCGTGCGGAATTGGATGCGTGGCCAGATCCCGCATCGCCGTACGCGTGTCGCTCTGACCAGGTTGCTCCGCGTCACTGAGGACATGATCTGGCCTGAGCTCCGGCTGGCTGGCGCCGAGGAGAGTCTTCCGAACGGTTTGATCGGCATCTATCCGAGTCGTGCATCGATCAGCTCGCCGAATTGGCTGTCGTTCCTCGACTCGGCCAAGTCCGAGATCGGCATCCTCGCCTACAGTGCTCTCTTCCTTGCGGAGGATGCCAACGTCCTGCGACTCCTGCGGCAGAAGAGCGACACTGCCCGCATCAGAATCGCACTAGGGTCGCCGGACGCTGTGAATGTCGTCGAGCGTGGCGCGGAGGAGGACATCGGCGACTCCATGGCCGCGAAGATCAGGAACTCGCTCGCCCTGCTCGGTCCGCTGCTGAAGCAGGACGGGGTCGAGCTCAGGTTGCACGACACGGTGCTCTACAACTCGATCTACCGCTCGGACGATCAACTGCTCGTCAACCAGCACTCGTACGGCATCCCCGCGGCTCGATCTCCCGTCTTCCACTACCGCCAATCGAGTGGCAGCGAGATGTTCGACACCTACGTGACGAGCTTCGAAGCCGTCTGGTCCAAGGGGCAGGCGGTGCCGGCGGGCGCATGA
- a CDS encoding nucleotidyltransferase — translation MATLASYFREALQNIEPGEDAEHARDAHAEVREILQKSQDLKNLGINPVLIGSYKRHVSIRRVKDVDVFGRLDDADDSLRPGDALTLFRNALLAGYDESRVDAQHRSFKVDFPDYDLAVDVVPARRAGDNWEIPKKTDQDNRASWIETNPLKLNDLTNQMNADFTLNDKGIYVPTVKLIRQVRRTWLDDQPGGLFFELMTYWAFHDHAPSGLSQAEYLTIVLEHIAEAMPDIAANGLDDPTIDGEKIATRATEDDFKVAIKRFEEAAELAREALDEEDDCQAAVLWQRLLGETTEEEQVFPTPEYCNTDGTHRATATTVKGAGSPAGTGRYA, via the coding sequence ATGGCGACCCTTGCCAGCTACTTTCGTGAGGCACTGCAGAACATCGAACCGGGCGAGGACGCCGAGCACGCCCGGGACGCCCACGCCGAGGTGCGCGAGATCCTGCAGAAGTCGCAGGACCTGAAGAACCTCGGCATCAACCCCGTTCTGATCGGCTCGTACAAGCGCCACGTCTCGATCCGCCGGGTGAAGGACGTCGACGTCTTCGGCCGGCTGGACGACGCGGACGACTCCCTGCGCCCTGGGGACGCCCTGACGCTGTTCCGCAACGCTCTCCTGGCCGGATACGACGAGAGTCGTGTCGACGCCCAGCACCGGTCGTTCAAGGTCGATTTTCCCGATTACGACCTCGCGGTCGACGTCGTTCCCGCCCGCAGGGCCGGCGATAACTGGGAGATTCCGAAGAAGACCGACCAGGACAACCGCGCGAGCTGGATCGAGACCAATCCGCTGAAGCTCAACGACCTGACGAACCAGATGAACGCGGACTTCACCCTCAACGACAAGGGCATCTACGTACCGACCGTCAAGCTGATCCGGCAGGTCCGGCGCACGTGGCTCGACGACCAGCCCGGAGGCCTGTTCTTCGAGCTGATGACGTACTGGGCGTTCCACGATCACGCCCCGTCGGGCCTAAGCCAAGCCGAGTACTTGACCATCGTCCTCGAGCACATCGCCGAGGCGATGCCGGACATCGCAGCGAACGGCCTCGACGACCCCACCATCGACGGCGAGAAGATCGCCACACGCGCAACTGAGGACGACTTCAAGGTCGCGATCAAGAGGTTCGAGGAGGCCGCCGAGCTCGCGCGCGAGGCCTTGGACGAGGAGGACGACTGCCAGGCTGCCGTCCTGTGGCAGCGCCTCCTCGGCGAGACCACCGAGGAGGAACAGGTGTTCCCGACCCCGGAGTACTGCAACACCGACGGCACGCACCGGGCGACCGCGACCACGGTCAAGGGCGCCGGGTCGCCGGCAGGGACCGGCCGCTACGCGTGA
- a CDS encoding NUDIX hydrolase, whose protein sequence is MAKRIDYYDDPDAPAANSMVPSVNVVIENDAGEILMIERSDNGNWALPGGAIDLGESMSQAGVRETKEETGIDCEIVDVLGIYTDPKHIILYTSNGEARQEFSILLRGRGTGGTPTPSSESTAVRWIPQSELNSLQMNDTMRRRIDHYLAPGRTLYFD, encoded by the coding sequence ATGGCCAAACGCATCGACTACTACGACGATCCGGACGCTCCAGCCGCCAACAGCATGGTTCCATCCGTCAACGTCGTCATCGAGAACGACGCCGGCGAGATCCTGATGATCGAACGCTCCGACAACGGCAACTGGGCACTCCCGGGTGGAGCGATCGACCTCGGCGAGTCCATGTCCCAGGCCGGCGTACGCGAAACCAAGGAGGAAACCGGCATCGACTGCGAGATCGTCGACGTCCTCGGCATCTATACAGACCCCAAACACATCATCCTCTACACCAGCAACGGCGAGGCCCGCCAGGAGTTCTCCATCCTCCTCCGCGGCCGCGGCACCGGCGGCACACCAACACCGAGCAGCGAGAGCACCGCAGTCCGCTGGATCCCGCAGTCCGAACTCAACAGCCTGCAGATGAATGACACGATGCGCCGCCGCATCGACCACTACCTCGCCCCCGGCAGGACGTTGTACTTCGACTAG
- a CDS encoding SAVED domain-containing protein has product MTLPARAAALRGDDYQHAIGWRWVCEALDDPDVESVSIEDREGGAFDDVVVRRRTKPTIYWQVKSSNYGDTIVNEDWLFTKKTAKGSSPLQHFYATWRTLRSAAGSFELALVANRGFDASHPILGAARSLYDGRLQIDSIRLAGSRSKLGKARVRWAKHLEIDADELLAFLGDLQLLPEGNELSVDKLAQAMMRTVGLRADQDAVVIGKAMVREWVKQGLGQQTRDDLRRQVAGNGLLARAGTVVFAVHAIDRTPGRVQPTVELDIVDLYDGDEPFLRRQLREPGDWSDRVLPLLHEKVRELEAYGPRRVEVTGAMRLPMLFAVGRALPDVRGWVLSWDQHGEEWTTADPSTVTPRVLSDRQLGEGPDLAVAIALTSDPSTSIEIWARSSSPAPGRLLVLGPDHDPSHTVVPGGDWSAGWARAAREAIRQAATNSKARRVHLFLATPAGTALMLGHYWNMMPTTVLYEYIPSENTYIQTMTLG; this is encoded by the coding sequence ATGACACTTCCCGCACGTGCAGCCGCACTCCGCGGCGACGACTATCAACACGCCATCGGCTGGCGGTGGGTGTGTGAGGCCCTCGATGATCCCGATGTCGAATCGGTGAGCATCGAGGACAGGGAGGGCGGAGCGTTCGACGACGTCGTCGTCCGGCGGCGCACGAAGCCGACGATCTACTGGCAGGTCAAGAGCTCGAACTACGGCGACACCATCGTCAACGAGGACTGGCTGTTCACCAAGAAGACCGCGAAAGGCTCCAGCCCGCTGCAGCACTTCTACGCCACCTGGCGGACCCTACGGAGTGCCGCAGGATCGTTCGAGCTCGCGCTCGTCGCCAACCGCGGCTTCGACGCCAGTCACCCAATCCTTGGGGCAGCCCGCAGCCTGTACGACGGCCGGCTGCAGATCGACAGCATCCGTTTAGCGGGATCTCGCTCGAAGCTGGGCAAGGCGCGCGTCCGCTGGGCGAAGCACCTCGAGATCGACGCCGATGAACTGCTCGCCTTTCTGGGCGACCTGCAACTGCTGCCCGAGGGCAACGAGTTGTCGGTGGACAAGCTGGCGCAGGCGATGATGCGCACCGTCGGGCTCCGCGCGGACCAGGACGCTGTGGTTATCGGCAAGGCAATGGTGCGCGAGTGGGTCAAACAAGGTCTCGGCCAACAGACCAGGGATGACCTCCGCCGCCAGGTCGCCGGCAACGGCCTATTGGCCCGCGCCGGAACGGTCGTCTTCGCAGTGCACGCCATAGATCGGACGCCGGGCCGAGTGCAGCCGACCGTCGAGCTAGACATCGTCGACCTGTACGACGGTGACGAGCCCTTCCTACGGCGCCAGTTGCGCGAGCCCGGCGACTGGAGCGACCGCGTTCTGCCCCTTCTGCACGAGAAGGTCCGCGAACTCGAGGCGTACGGTCCCCGCCGGGTCGAAGTGACCGGCGCGATGCGCCTGCCGATGCTCTTCGCGGTGGGCCGCGCGCTGCCGGACGTACGGGGATGGGTCCTCAGCTGGGATCAGCACGGCGAGGAGTGGACGACAGCCGATCCCTCGACCGTCACACCTCGAGTACTTAGCGATCGTCAGCTGGGTGAGGGTCCTGACCTCGCCGTCGCGATCGCGCTCACCTCCGACCCGAGCACCAGCATCGAGATCTGGGCACGGTCCTCCAGCCCGGCGCCTGGCCGCCTCCTCGTCCTGGGCCCGGACCACGATCCCAGCCACACCGTAGTACCCGGCGGAGACTGGTCCGCCGGGTGGGCGCGCGCTGCGCGCGAGGCCATCCGCCAGGCCGCCACCAACAGCAAGGCCAGGCGCGTTCACTTGTTCCTCGCCACCCCCGCAGGAACGGCACTGATGCTCGGCCACTACTGGAACATGATGCCGACCACTGTCCTATACGAGTACATCCCGTCGGAGAACACCTACATTCAGACAATGACCCTCGGGTAG
- a CDS encoding PPC domain-containing DNA-binding protein — MRAAELTMGRTFAVHFDHGDDFYPALAEFCAEYGVRQGFIPMFIAGIRDVQLVGTCEKLDDPDAPVWSAVHLENVEAIGGGSLAYDEETDTVLPHIHVSVGLKAHSATAHTSHLLGAKIQFLTEMYLVEVIAPTFSRPRQPSLYNVPLLTFG, encoded by the coding sequence TTGCGCGCCGCTGAACTGACAATGGGCCGGACGTTCGCTGTTCACTTCGATCATGGAGACGACTTCTACCCGGCGCTGGCGGAGTTCTGCGCGGAGTACGGCGTACGGCAGGGTTTCATCCCGATGTTCATCGCCGGGATACGCGATGTTCAGCTCGTCGGCACCTGCGAGAAGCTCGATGACCCGGACGCGCCGGTGTGGAGCGCTGTTCACCTCGAGAACGTGGAGGCGATCGGCGGTGGCTCTCTCGCGTACGACGAGGAGACCGACACCGTCCTTCCTCACATCCACGTGTCGGTCGGGTTGAAGGCACATTCGGCGACGGCCCACACGAGCCATCTTCTGGGCGCGAAGATCCAGTTCCTCACCGAGATGTACCTCGTCGAGGTCATCGCGCCGACATTCTCGCGCCCGCGGCAGCCGAGTCTTTACAACGTGCCGCTGTTGACCTTCGGCTGA
- a CDS encoding glycoside hydrolase family 1 protein, translating into MTSATPAPQGFLWGAATAGHQIEGGNTNTGHWVLEHAPDTWAKEPSGDACDSYHRYGEDIALLAKAGLNAYRFSLEWSRIEPARGEVSRAQLDHYRRMIDTCRSAGVEPIVTLQHFTVPLWQHQEGGWYAADAVDRFRFFTETAARILDDVNWVVTINEPNMMVNQTEARIDTEVGVNFPGPSPHAAQVIAEAHHASVEVLRGLGHVQAGWTVANQVYQAVPGYEKDRDEWGYWREDFFLEQSRDDDFVGVQSYLRTIIGPDGPVPFADGVERTLTGWEYYPEALGQALRHTRDVTGGVPMLVTENGMATADDARRIAYTTGALSGLGEAIDDGCDVRGYLHWSLLDNYEWGSFEPTFGLIAVDRETFVRTPKPSLAWLGDLAGRNELPRVPERPEAAANFAAAISR; encoded by the coding sequence ATGACTTCCGCTACTCCCGCGCCCCAGGGATTCCTCTGGGGTGCCGCGACCGCCGGTCACCAGATCGAAGGCGGCAACACCAACACCGGCCACTGGGTGCTGGAGCACGCCCCGGACACCTGGGCGAAGGAACCCTCGGGAGACGCCTGCGACTCCTATCACCGGTACGGCGAGGACATCGCCCTGCTGGCCAAGGCCGGCCTGAACGCGTACCGGTTCTCGCTGGAATGGTCCCGTATCGAGCCGGCCAGGGGCGAGGTGTCGCGGGCACAGCTCGATCACTACCGGCGGATGATCGACACTTGCCGATCAGCCGGCGTCGAGCCGATCGTGACGCTGCAGCACTTCACTGTGCCGCTCTGGCAGCACCAGGAAGGCGGCTGGTACGCCGCTGATGCCGTCGACCGGTTCCGGTTCTTCACCGAGACCGCTGCCCGGATCCTCGACGACGTCAACTGGGTGGTGACCATCAACGAGCCGAACATGATGGTCAACCAGACCGAGGCGCGGATCGACACCGAGGTCGGGGTGAACTTCCCCGGGCCCTCGCCGCACGCGGCCCAGGTGATCGCCGAGGCCCATCACGCGTCGGTCGAGGTACTGCGCGGCCTCGGCCACGTCCAGGCCGGCTGGACGGTCGCCAACCAGGTCTACCAAGCGGTCCCCGGCTACGAGAAGGATCGCGACGAGTGGGGCTACTGGCGCGAGGACTTCTTCCTCGAGCAGAGCCGCGATGACGACTTCGTCGGCGTGCAGTCGTACCTGCGCACCATCATCGGACCGGACGGGCCGGTGCCGTTCGCCGATGGCGTCGAACGCACCCTCACCGGCTGGGAGTACTACCCGGAGGCGCTCGGCCAGGCGCTCCGGCATACCCGCGACGTCACCGGCGGCGTACCCATGCTGGTCACCGAGAACGGCATGGCCACCGCCGACGACGCCCGGCGGATCGCCTACACGACGGGCGCGCTGAGCGGGCTCGGGGAGGCGATCGACGACGGGTGCGACGTTCGCGGCTACCTGCACTGGTCGTTGCTGGACAACTACGAGTGGGGATCGTTCGAGCCGACCTTCGGGCTGATCGCCGTCGACCGCGAGACCTTCGTCCGGACGCCCAAGCCGAGCCTTGCCTGGCTCGGTGACCTGGCCGGTCGCAACGAACTCCCGCGGGTTCCGGAACGGCCGGAGGCTGCGGCGAACTTCGCCGCAGCCATCAGCCGCTAG
- a CDS encoding ThiF family adenylyltransferase, which yields MEQPGRELAAARAALRRGLEKLGFADDGVILRGPVAWAQPVTGPATATVDITILDLYPFGPPRVALIAAGTALDVTFHIQDGALCLWDNTEPVADAAWTDPDRLLDRVAGWLTQTALGWPGDDDTDLERYIEGDADARLVLYDHAELEGLSGCLDTEINERETTITVLPKPRTLPPSPRPKKGMPRRAEHLAWLADLGEVERPLTGWDDTEAALGEDAKTVRRLVVQGALDLLLLRYRRAGRPGVLALSTFKRDGKPVVRRCEAADTSEASRRLRSAASSPQLADRTVAIVGCGAIGSFTADLLFRDGVSHLELRDPQTLRPGNVVRHLAADASVGFPKVLATKAGLAATGLDVTHVDTLVSSVTDPTVAINLLQTHDIVVDATADERATALLRWAAEQTHRSLVSVAVMRDGGLARVDRFPLRGTEQHLPPVPPRNDLPDPRRERGCGDIVSPTPASAVVAAAELATVLSIDELTLERRLPATVVRVLRPQPDAPYDRLATLTSAPGLDR from the coding sequence ATGGAGCAGCCGGGTCGCGAACTCGCAGCCGCACGCGCAGCACTGCGCCGCGGTCTCGAGAAGCTCGGCTTCGCCGACGACGGTGTGATCCTACGCGGACCGGTCGCGTGGGCGCAGCCCGTCACCGGGCCCGCCACCGCCACCGTCGACATCACGATCCTCGATCTGTACCCGTTTGGGCCGCCACGGGTCGCGCTGATCGCTGCGGGCACGGCGCTGGACGTCACCTTCCACATCCAGGACGGCGCCTTGTGCCTCTGGGACAACACCGAGCCTGTGGCCGACGCCGCGTGGACGGACCCGGATCGGCTCCTTGACCGGGTGGCGGGCTGGCTCACGCAGACCGCGCTCGGGTGGCCGGGCGACGACGACACCGACCTCGAGCGCTACATCGAGGGGGATGCCGACGCGCGTCTGGTTCTGTACGACCACGCGGAACTGGAGGGCCTGTCAGGCTGCCTCGACACGGAGATCAACGAACGCGAGACGACGATCACGGTGCTGCCGAAACCTCGCACATTGCCGCCCAGCCCCCGCCCCAAGAAGGGCATGCCACGGCGCGCCGAACACCTGGCCTGGCTGGCTGATCTGGGAGAGGTCGAACGCCCGCTGACTGGATGGGACGACACCGAGGCCGCCTTGGGTGAAGACGCGAAGACGGTGCGACGGCTGGTGGTTCAAGGGGCACTTGATCTGCTCCTGCTGCGCTACCGGCGCGCCGGCCGACCGGGCGTACTAGCTCTGAGCACGTTCAAACGTGACGGGAAGCCCGTCGTTCGACGCTGTGAGGCCGCCGACACGAGCGAAGCGTCGCGGCGGCTGCGCTCCGCTGCGAGCTCTCCACAGCTCGCCGACCGTACGGTGGCCATCGTCGGCTGCGGCGCGATCGGCTCGTTCACGGCCGATCTGCTGTTCCGAGACGGCGTCTCCCACCTCGAGCTCCGCGATCCGCAGACGCTGCGACCGGGAAACGTCGTTCGGCACCTCGCCGCTGACGCCTCAGTGGGGTTTCCGAAGGTCTTGGCGACGAAGGCCGGGCTCGCCGCGACCGGCCTCGACGTGACGCATGTCGACACGCTCGTCTCGTCAGTCACAGATCCGACTGTCGCGATCAACCTGCTGCAGACGCACGACATCGTGGTCGACGCCACGGCCGACGAACGCGCTACCGCTCTGCTCCGCTGGGCAGCCGAGCAGACTCATCGCTCGCTTGTCTCTGTGGCGGTCATGCGCGACGGCGGACTCGCCCGCGTCGACCGGTTCCCGCTCCGAGGCACCGAGCAGCACTTGCCGCCGGTGCCACCCCGCAACGATTTGCCCGACCCGCGCCGCGAGCGTGGCTGCGGGGACATCGTGTCCCCCACCCCGGCGTCTGCCGTCGTGGCTGCCGCTGAACTCGCCACCGTACTGAGTATCGACGAGCTGACCCTCGAGAGACGACTGCCGGCGACCGTTGTTCGCGTGCTCCGGCCGCAACCCGACGCGCCCTACGACAGGCTGGCCACCCTGACCTCAGCCCCGGGGTTGGATCGGTGA
- a CDS encoding HD domain-containing protein — protein sequence MTTVEEAERIAARLLADELPRRWAHTQGVAARARRLASILGEQAELVEVAAFLHDIGYSSEVRSTGFHPLDGARYLRDVLRADLVVCRLVAHHTGALVEAEERGINGLAVEFAPPRQDLLEALTYCDLTADVNGCHVDVEERLNEILSRYPREHVVHRSVVRSETFLRTAAGNVERRLSA from the coding sequence ATGACTACTGTGGAGGAAGCGGAACGGATCGCTGCTCGGTTGCTCGCCGACGAACTGCCTCGACGCTGGGCCCACACCCAAGGTGTTGCCGCTCGCGCACGCAGGCTCGCGTCCATCCTCGGTGAGCAGGCCGAACTCGTCGAGGTCGCCGCCTTCCTGCATGACATCGGCTACTCGTCCGAGGTGCGCTCAACGGGCTTCCATCCGCTCGATGGAGCTCGATACCTGCGGGATGTCCTTCGGGCGGATCTGGTGGTTTGCAGGTTGGTCGCGCATCACACCGGTGCGTTGGTCGAGGCCGAGGAGCGCGGAATCAACGGTCTCGCTGTGGAGTTCGCGCCGCCAAGACAGGACTTGCTTGAGGCGTTGACGTACTGCGACCTGACCGCGGATGTGAACGGATGCCATGTCGATGTCGAGGAACGACTGAACGAGATTCTGAGCCGCTATCCGCGCGAACATGTCGTTCACCGTTCGGTTGTCAGGTCGGAAACCTTCCTCCGGACGGCCGCCGGGAACGTCGAACGGCGGTTGAGCGCCTGA